The segment tagtttgtggctataacattactcaaaattttaattactttttcgtTTCGCATAAaacatttctaaaaatatttcttaaaccaaTATCTTTATGGCATCCGTTAACTTTACCattgatataaaaataagttcattcaaatcacaaacaaacaaGTATAAATGTTAGGAAGCAAGCACCCTGGGAAGGTTGGAAAAGTTATAAACTAATTATAATAGTAAACAAAATCTAAATTGGCatattgaatatatttataCACATATCATATTACACATACATCTAATGCATTTGAATAttaatttgaacaattttttgCAGCATGGTTAATGCATTGGTACCTTGAATTTTCTACAAAGATTAATGTCACTCCAATGCCTCTCATCAATATCAGACGACATCGTATTACGGTCATCTCTCCATATAACGGCGGTAGCAGACGATGTAAAGACAACTTTGTCTATAGTGTCTGTTCTTGCACAAGCTTCCAGCACATTGTGAGCTGCCCTGACCTCAACCTCTGCCATAAATTCCTGCACCAAACACGCCCTTATTATTAATTACATGCATGGAGCACCCACAGCTACTTCATTTTGCAGaattatcctttaattttcatttatttgaatTCTCAACCCCAAATTATATGCCTGCACTAGCTGTCATAGTACTGGACTAATTCGTACATAGTATTGGttgggagttttaatgaaaCGATGCAAGTTACGTTAATTCTACATCGGATTTAATTTTAGGTGTACATATGTTAGGAAGTGACCCTAAAACTAAAAGACATTAAGTAAGATATGGTGTCCTTGGGCTTGTTTGTGTTCttgaataaaattgaatttataaTCATATACAAATTCAAGAGACTATTTTAGGTCGCTAGGTCTTGGAGAatcctcttttatttgtattatttatttgaaactaattaagaagaaaaaaagtgggACAAGCCatcttttctctccctctcaagtGGGTAAGGGCCGGTGAGGTGCGATTCAAGTTTAAACCATAGACATTGAGTATCAAAAGATAACAATACCATTGGAATATCACTTAAACCCCGAGTTGTCTaactttattttgttaattattaaaaattatgttaTCTATCACCAAAGAAATTCGAATTTTCTGGTATAATAGTTATTCCATATTTCCATTAACTACCTTGATATTCTACCCTTTATCTATGGGCTTAAATCTGGGGTCAATTCACCTGAATTTTTACTAAACAAAAAAGAGTCTACAATAGATATATGAAAACATGAAGAGTACTATCGGAAGTAGTAGGCATACATCATAAGTGGGCTGATCTGAAGAAGGCTCGAAGGAGTAGAATAAGCCAGAGCATCCCTTCAAGGCATCCATAATGCTATGGTAGTCCAAAGGGTCTGAATGAAAAACCCTCAATTTCTTATTATCATAATGCTCCCCTTCAAAACATTGTATACCTGATTCCCATAAAACATATGGACCAAAATAAGTCTTTGTAAACATAATTAATAGTCGGCTGTGGCATTGTAAACATAAGCACTACAATAATAaactctaaaaataataatataattggaCAGCAAACCCAATAAGGGCCGGTTGCAGTTGCACTCTATCAGTTCAACTGCCTGGAAAATGATGTGAATGTGcaaaataaactataatttCTCCCATGTTATTTGTAACGAAATGGGCAAATTGTTTGTGGATTTTTTAAGATGGTTTTCTAGAAAATACACACAAAATTCTACTCACATCGATCTAACATGTTTCTTAAAGATTGTCAATGGCAACAGTGTGGATGGGTTGCTTCTAGTGATTCATACAACTATAGTTTCAAACAAAAAAGTACCTTATTATGCAacatattttccaaaaatgaaagCTACGAAGAGAGAAAAGTAGTGGAAAACAAGTCCGGTGCACAAAGAGCTAGATAAAACattattgattttgatgaaagaaataattaagtaaataaatagttaaaaagaagaaaagcaatAGCAACCATGGTTTTGGACAGCGGCGTGGACTGTGTAGCCTTTATGCAAAAGCCGCTCCACAAGGGTGGAGCCTAAGCTGCCAGAAGCGTCCATTACACAAACTGTCTTTGAGTTCTGAGTGAAAGAAGCTGGAGCCATGGGAGATAGCTAGATAGATAGCTAAGGCTATAGGGGAAGATGAGGAGGAAGTGTCTTCAAGATGAAGTAAGCAAATGAAATGTAGTAGTATTTATAACAGagaaaataacataaagaaAGATTATTGAAGTAATATACTAGTTAGTTGATGGTTGGGGAAGGTGGAAGTTGAagaaatgagaaagaagaaCGTAAGGACAGAACGATTGGTAGTATTAATATTAATGGGGTTTATGAAAGAGATTGGTTTGAAGGACTGAAGCTTGCATAGTTGCATTTGCTCACTTTCGTGGGGCTAATAATTAAtggtgagagaaagagagaggtggCAATGGGTCAATGACagtgcatatatatataggaggaTGGGAATATGCTAGCTAAGCCAATT is part of the Quercus robur chromosome 9, dhQueRobu3.1, whole genome shotgun sequence genome and harbors:
- the LOC126699888 gene encoding cinnamoyl-CoA reductase-like SNL6; this translates as MAPASFTQNSKTVCVMDASGSLGSTLVERLLHKGYTVHAAVQNHGIQCFEGEHYDNKKLRVFHSDPLDYHSIMDALKGCSGLFYSFEPSSDQPTYDEFMAEVEVRAAHNVLEACARTDTIDKVVFTSSATAVIWRDDRNTMSSDIDERHWSDINLCRKFKLWHALSKTLAEKTAWALAMDRGVNMVSINGGFLMAPPHLTIKNPYLKGAAEMYEDGVFVTVDLNFIVDSHICIFENVSSYGRYLCFNHVISCNKDATKLADILLPPSEACSPERLEDTRVYQQRISNKKLNKLMVDFES